A window of Solanum stenotomum isolate F172 chromosome 3, ASM1918654v1, whole genome shotgun sequence contains these coding sequences:
- the LOC125858640 gene encoding cysteine protease inhibitor 1-like translates to MKSINILSFLLLSSTLSLVAFAQSFTSENPIVLPTTSHDDDNLVLPEVYDDEDHPLRIGQRYIIDNPYLGAGAVYLDNIGNLTCPNAVLQHISTPPFLGEGTPVKFVRKSEWDDGDVVRVVTVVYIKFFPNITSLLCVNETVWKVNDEELVVTGGNVGNENDIFKIMKTDLVIPGGSKYVYKLLHCPAHLGCKNIGVNFKDGYPRLTTVDDDKKFTPFVFIKA, encoded by the coding sequence ATGAAGTCCATTAATATTTTGAGTTTCCTCTTGCTTTCAAGTACCCTCTCTTTGGTTGCCTTTGCTCAATCTTTCACTTCTGAGAATCCAATTGTCCTCCCCACAACTAGTCATGATGATGATAATCTTGTACTCCCTGAAGTTTATGACGACGAAGACCATCCGCTGAGGATTGGTCAGAGGTACATTATTGACAATCCTTACCTCGGGGCAGGAGCCGTATACTTGGACAATATTGGAAACCTTACATGCCCAAACGCCGTGTTGCAGCACATATCGACTCCACCATTTTTGGGAGAAGGCACGCCCGTCAAGTTCGTTCGTAAGTCGGAGTGGGATGATGGTGATGTGGTGCGTGTAGTGACTGTTGTTTATATCAAATTCTTTCCTAACATAACAAGCTTATTGTGTGTTAACGAAACTGTTTGGAAAGTTAATGATGAAGAGTTGGTGGTAACTGGTGGTAACGTAGGAAATGAAAACGACATCTTCAAGATTATGAAAACTGACTTGGTGATACCAGGAGGTTCCAAATATGTATACAAGTTACTGCATTGTCCCGCTCATCTTGGGTGCAAAAATATCGGCGTCAACTTTAAAGATGGATATCCTCGTCTGACGACTGTCGATGACGATAAGAAATTTACTCCATTTGTGTTCATCAAGGCGTAG
- the LOC125858643 gene encoding trans-resveratrol di-O-methyltransferase-like, with protein MPFFKYAGNEPRLNHLFNEAMASDARLVMTVLIQNGKGLIFEGLKSLVDVGGGTGTIAKAIADAFPQINCTVFDLPHVIEGLEGSKNLSFVGGDMFNSIPSANAILLKWVLHNWSDEDCIKILKKCKEAIPSKENGGKVIIIDMVMMDYNLEKGDHKSYETQLFFDMLMMVAVSGKQRSQQNWANLFSDAGFSDFNIIPIPGLRSIIEVYP; from the exons ATGCCATTTTTCAAATATGCAGGGAATGAACCAAGACTTAACCATTTATTCAACGAAGCCATGGCTAGTGATGCCCGTTTGGTCATGACCGTGTTGATTCAAAATGGTAAGGGAttaatttttgaagggttgAAATCGTTGGTGGACGTTGGAGGGGGCACTGGAACTATAGCTAAAGCTATTGCGGATGCATTTCCACAAATAAATTGCACCGTCTTTGATCTACCTCATGTAATTGAAGGGCTGGAAGGAAGCAAGAACCTGAGCTTTGTGGGAGGAGACATGTTTAACTCCATTCCTTCTGCCAACGCAATTTTGCTTAAG TGGGTATTACATAATTGGAGCGATGAagattgtataaaaatattgaagaaatgtAAAGAAGCAATTCCAAGTAAGGAAAATGGAGGAAAGGTAATCATCATCGATATGGTTATGATGGATTATAACCTAGAGAAAGGAGACCACAAATCATATGAAACTCAACTTTTTTTTGACATGCTTATGATGGTTGCTGTTTCCGGAAAACAAAGAAGTCAACAAAATTGGGCAAATCTCTTCTCTGATGCTGGTTTTAGTGACTTTAACATTATTCCTATACCAGGGTTGAGATCTATTATTGAAGTTTATCCTTAA